GGTGAGTTTGTGGGATTTTCAACTTTGTACCTAGAGTTCAGACCTCAGCAGGATTAGCCAACATCTGACATGCTAGTGGCTGCAGCAAATCTGTCCTATTTTGTAACCAAACCTCCAACTGACTATTTGTGTTCTACTCTGAGGGCTTTTCCACTGTTGGGAGTTGGTGTTCTGTGTATGGTGTCCTAGAGAAGTAGGTGTGCTTTGCCCTATTGTCTGTTTCAACAGCTAGAGGTACAGAAATCTGCTGCCAAAGGTCACCCATGATGTGGTGGATGATGACTATTATAAAGTCACAAAGCCTTTGTGACCTCACTCCTGTTCAAGAGGTAGCTTGATAAATCACAGTAGAAGGCAGCTGGACCATATCTTCATACAAGTCACCAAGACCTGCTCTACTTTGCTGCTGGGGAGAGGCCATCAGAAACAGACTGTAGTTTTAGGTTATTTCAGTCTCAGCTTATCAGTCATCCTAAGCCAACTGCTAACAAACTTATTTTGCAGACCAAATTACtagaaatcactttattttttcttttagagaccACTTATTTGAACCATGCAGTGCATAGGGGATATCAGCGAAGAGGTCTGGCAAGACTGCATCACCCTCTTCCTACAGACTGGGATGTGCTGTGATGCAGCGATTATCACCAATTCCCCACCATGGTTGTTAGCTTCTTACCCTGAAGGCAACTTGCTCCAGTTGACCCAGGAAGAAATTCAAATCTTGCTGgcgagagaggggagagagaagttgTTTCTTCAAGGAATCACCCTTGCAGGGACCAAATGCTTATTGATTCGGGACAACCTTTACACTGAGGGCAACAATACCATGGACCTCCGCACCAAAGGCCAGAGTCGGGGCAGCCAGGCAGTTACTGTAGTTCAGATTGAATCTGTATACCTTGTGGTGATGGGAcaaaaaggaacagaaggaggTCCTCTCAACCTTAAGGCTTTTGAGATGGCAGGATACATCAAAGAGGCCATTCATCAACACATGGCCCATTTCTAaccaaataaaaaggaattgaTGTTTGACCTGGTATTTGAATTCAGTGTTATCTGTATTACCTGCTAAGTTAATCTGGTCttgtggaaaaaagagagatccCATATCATGTTTGGAGTTGGTGTGtatctgtgcgtgtgtgtgtgtgtgtgtgtatgtatgtgttggtTGAGAGGGGGGCAGATTGAGGCATTGTGTTAAAGTGTTAGGGCTTCTAGGCCTTTTTTACACCTAGAACATCATCCTTCCTCAGCacccagaggaaagagaaatagattGGGAACTAGGAAATTTTGGTTCTAATCCCAACTTTTTCCTTACTTCCTATgagatctttttctctctctaagtctcagtttcttaTCTATATAATGAAGAGCATACTAAGTCTCTGTGGGCCCCTTAAACTCTGAAAATCTAGGATCTTGTAATGTCACACAGATCCTCCAATGTCTAGCTCAAGTACTCCCTCCTTGAGGAAGCTTTCTCTACCTTCCTTGACCCTCGGGGTTGAtactgatttaaattttttttaattttttatttatttatgatagtcacagagagagagagagaggcagagacacaggcagagggagaagcaggctccatgcaccgggagcccaacatgggattcgatcccgggtctccaagatcgcgccctgggccaaaggcaggcgccaaaccgctgcgccacccagggatccccctgatttgAATTCTTAAAACATTAACTATCTGGGTCATTTATTTGGCCCTTAATCACACTCTGCTGAAAATTTCTTGGATGACTGTTTTATGTTCTTGTTTAAATTTCCACACACGTAGGTTTTATATCCCAACTTTATTATAAACTCATCAAAGGGCAGATGATGTGTCATCTACTTCACTACTTACCTCCTGGGATAACCCAGCACTGAGCTCTGACAGGGGATTTGGTTATATGGTGAAAATTACTTATCCGGAAGAGAGAGACTTTCCAAAGTGGAGATTCTACTATGTGTAGATGATCCAGGGTGCTTGTGGCTAAATTTTCCTTTTGGAATTTGTAGCTCACTTTTGGAccatttatctgtttattgttCTCACTGTCAGGATGGGTATGGATGAAGgtgaaaagaggtaaaaaatgctaaccattcAATCTGGCTTGCTGTTAGCAGCTCTGAGGAATCTGGGGTGAGATAAGGCAGGAATGAAAAAGATGAGGTTGAGTAATAAACCATAGTGCTTATTTGATCCAGTTATTATTTAATCCTGCTGTCACAAGTACCCCAGGATCAGGGATTATGAAGAACCCTCTTCTGTGTTCATTACAAGGACCTACCTCTACAACACCCACAATATATACCCTTACAAGCTTATAAAGTTCAGGGTTTAAACATGGAGGTTGTCAAAATCTCTAGAGCAGTGCTATTCAATGCAAATATGCTagtcacatatataatttaaaattttccgggatccctggatggcgcagtggtttggtgcctgcctttggcccagggcgcgatcctggagaccctggatcgaatcccacgtcgggctcccagtgtatgggggctgcttctccctctgcctgtgtctctgcctctctctctctctctctctctctctctctctctctgtgactatcacaaataaataaaaattaaaaaaaaattttctgggcatccccggtggctcagtggtttagcaccgccttcagcccagggcatgatcctggagacccaggatcgagtcccacgtcgggctccctgtgtggagcctgcttctccctctgcctgtgtctctgcctctctctctctctctct
The Vulpes vulpes isolate BD-2025 chromosome X, VulVul3, whole genome shotgun sequence genome window above contains:
- the LOC112912478 gene encoding profilin-1-like, which produces MQCIGDISEEVWQDCITLFLQTGMCCDAAIITNSPPWLLASYPEGNLLQLTQEEIQILLAREGREKLFLQGITLAGTKCLLIRDNLYTEGNNTMDLRTKGQSRGSQAVTVVQIESVYLVVMGQKGTEGGPLNLKAFEMAGYIKEAIHQHMAHF